In the Duncaniella freteri genome, one interval contains:
- a CDS encoding DUF3127 domain-containing protein, whose translation MIKFSATNALVHSVTPVIEIESRSGGQPFCKRELIIDDSWEKDGKLYTNFVSIEFTGDKMAQLDRIYPGMRVNVDGLLSGREYNNRIYNTVSGQSVSPYQAQQPSAPAPAPMPGSYPQQPQYQQAPGYQAAPMPSGYPQQPQYQQAPGYQAAPMPSGYPQQPAAPAYPQQPQQYAPSPAPATAPVTAPAQRPYSSPSSPGVNDLPFPH comes from the coding sequence ATGATTAAATTTTCAGCAACAAACGCCCTGGTTCACTCGGTTACTCCGGTGATTGAGATTGAGTCCAGATCCGGCGGTCAGCCGTTCTGCAAACGGGAACTCATCATTGATGACTCTTGGGAAAAGGATGGCAAACTTTATACTAACTTCGTTTCAATCGAGTTCACCGGCGACAAGATGGCTCAACTTGACAGAATCTATCCCGGTATGCGTGTGAACGTGGATGGACTTCTGAGCGGTCGAGAGTATAACAATCGTATCTACAACACCGTCAGTGGGCAGTCGGTTTCTCCTTATCAGGCTCAACAGCCCAGTGCGCCCGCCCCGGCACCCATGCCCGGCAGTTATCCTCAACAACCGCAATATCAGCAGGCTCCCGGCTATCAAGCCGCTCCTATGCCCAGTGGTTATCCTCAACAACCGCAATATCAGCAGGCTCCCGGCTATCAAGCCGCTCCTATGCCCAGTGGTTATCCTCAACAGCCTGCCGCTCCTGCCTATCCTCAGCAACCCCAACAGTATGCCCCATCACCTGCACCGGCAACCGCGCCCGTTACGGCTCCTGCACAGCGGCCATACAGTTCACCATCCTCGCCGGGTGTGAATGACTTGCCGTTTCCGCACTGA
- a CDS encoding DEAD/DEAH box helicase, protein MKPIYITETPNTFRLSFEYNKELVTTIKRVPSGPRWDAQEKEWIVKKESICYPPGRDARWYVEAFAQWAVAKHFCTNISRRSESHDVVYEIPPMKNFTGEHYMLLNPYEYQLEGVRYALDHKRCIFGDQPGLGKTLQAICSVVKAHKEAAVYGDSFPVLVICPAALKVNWQREFKKFAGINAVILDDKNRDSWHRFYELRRGDGDPYAPVFITNYESLKKFFVSDVKDHARMTLRSIVFDERIKLFKSIIIDESHKCKSSKTQQSKYVEGICKGKKWVFALTGTPVVNNNTDLIQQLKILGRLDDFGGYKQFVGRYCDGPKQSSNLRELNYRLWMCCFFRREKAKVLTQLPDKMRQYITCDITNRKEYDDAENDVIKYLRQYKNASDDRVARAMRGQVMVKMGILKQIAARGKIKAVSEFIHDVIDGGEKLIMFAYLKEVVEALKKEFPDAVTVTGSDDIKAKQNAVDRFQNDPECKLIILNYKSGGTGLTLTAASRVGFIEFPWTYSDCEQAEDRAHRNGQKNAVNCYYFLGDKTIDRYMYNVIQTKKDIANEVTGTTTQIEEDMLNITMNLFQDRI, encoded by the coding sequence ATGAAACCAATATATATTACCGAAACGCCCAACACTTTCCGCCTCTCCTTTGAGTATAACAAGGAACTTGTAACAACCATCAAGCGTGTGCCGAGTGGCCCGCGATGGGATGCTCAAGAGAAAGAATGGATTGTGAAAAAGGAAAGTATCTGCTATCCTCCCGGGCGTGATGCTCGGTGGTATGTAGAGGCTTTCGCTCAATGGGCAGTTGCCAAACACTTTTGTACTAACATTTCAAGGCGTAGCGAATCCCACGATGTAGTATATGAGATTCCACCGATGAAGAATTTCACCGGCGAACATTATATGCTCCTCAATCCATACGAGTATCAGTTGGAGGGAGTGCGCTACGCCTTGGATCATAAGCGTTGCATTTTTGGCGACCAGCCCGGCTTGGGTAAAACTCTTCAGGCGATATGCTCAGTAGTCAAGGCTCACAAGGAAGCCGCTGTCTATGGGGATTCATTTCCTGTACTCGTAATCTGCCCCGCTGCTCTCAAAGTCAACTGGCAGCGTGAGTTCAAAAAGTTTGCCGGCATCAACGCTGTTATTCTCGATGACAAAAACCGCGATAGTTGGCATCGTTTTTATGAGTTGAGGCGTGGTGATGGAGACCCCTATGCCCCGGTGTTCATCACAAATTATGAGAGCCTAAAAAAGTTCTTTGTGAGTGATGTCAAAGACCACGCACGAATGACTCTACGTTCCATAGTCTTCGATGAACGCATCAAACTGTTCAAGTCCATCATCATAGATGAAAGCCATAAATGCAAATCAAGCAAGACACAGCAATCAAAGTATGTTGAGGGAATCTGCAAAGGTAAAAAGTGGGTGTTCGCTCTAACGGGTACGCCTGTTGTCAATAATAATACCGACCTTATCCAGCAGCTCAAAATCCTCGGCAGGCTTGATGACTTCGGCGGCTATAAGCAGTTTGTCGGCCGCTACTGCGATGGACCCAAACAATCCTCCAATCTGCGAGAGTTGAATTATCGCCTTTGGATGTGCTGTTTCTTTCGTAGAGAGAAAGCTAAAGTGCTTACTCAGTTGCCCGACAAGATGCGCCAGTACATCACTTGCGACATTACCAACCGCAAGGAGTATGACGATGCAGAGAATGATGTTATCAAATATCTCCGTCAGTACAAGAATGCGAGTGATGACCGAGTGGCACGCGCCATGAGAGGTCAAGTGATGGTAAAGATGGGCATACTTAAACAGATTGCGGCGAGAGGTAAAATCAAAGCAGTTTCCGAGTTTATCCATGATGTCATAGACGGAGGGGAAAAACTCATCATGTTTGCATATCTGAAGGAGGTTGTGGAGGCTCTGAAAAAAGAGTTCCCCGATGCAGTAACCGTTACGGGTTCTGATGACATCAAAGCCAAGCAGAACGCAGTTGACCGCTTCCAGAACGACCCCGAGTGCAAACTCATAATCCTCAACTACAAGTCCGGCGGAACGGGTCTAACACTTACGGCTGCAAGCCGAGTTGGGTTTATCGAGTTCCCCTGGACCTATTCGGATTGTGAGCAGGCAGAGGATCGCGCCCATCGCAACGGACAAAAGAACGCTGTCAACTGTTACTACTTCCTCGGTGACAAGACCATTGACCGCTATATGTATAATGTCATTCAGACAAAGAAAGACATTGCCAACGAGGTTACGGGAACCACTACCCAAATCGAAGAGGATATGCTCAACATCACAATGAACCTGTTCCAAGACCGAATATGA
- a CDS encoding VRR-NUC domain-containing protein, which translates to MTEQEIIKSEQGYSESKIQHICVNWFRQTFPHVGNLLFAVPNGGWRGARAGAQMVYEGQVKGVADLILLYPSGGKSSLCLEMKVPKKKGSSAGTQKPHQIEWQALVEKYGSTYVVCHGLIEFIKAVCDYLQINSTKYIDEALNKYPLYR; encoded by the coding sequence ATGACAGAACAAGAGATAATAAAAAGTGAGCAGGGTTATTCGGAATCCAAGATACAGCATATATGTGTGAATTGGTTCCGGCAGACATTCCCCCATGTCGGCAATCTTCTTTTTGCAGTGCCTAACGGCGGATGGCGTGGAGCCCGCGCCGGTGCCCAAATGGTATATGAGGGACAAGTCAAGGGCGTTGCTGACCTCATCCTGCTTTATCCGTCAGGAGGCAAGTCAAGCCTCTGCCTTGAGATGAAAGTACCAAAGAAGAAAGGTAGCAGCGCCGGAACCCAGAAACCGCACCAGATAGAGTGGCAGGCTCTCGTTGAGAAATATGGTAGCACCTATGTAGTGTGTCATGGACTCATCGAATTTATCAAGGCTGTTTGCGACTATCTCCAAATCAATTCAACAAAGTATATCGACGAAGCTCTTAATAAATATCCTCTTTACCGATGA